Proteins from a single region of Nomascus leucogenys isolate Asia chromosome 2, Asia_NLE_v1, whole genome shotgun sequence:
- the TSSK1B gene encoding testis-specific serine/threonine-protein kinase 1 has protein sequence MDDAAVLKRRGYLLGINLGQGSYAKVKSAYSERLKFNVAIKIIDRKKAPADFLEKFLPREIEILAMLNHCSIIKTYEIFETSHGKVYIVMELAAQGDLLELIKTRGALHEDEARKKFHQLSLAIKYCHDLDVVHRDLKCDNLLLDKDFNIKLSDFSFSKRCLRDDSGRMALSKTFCGSPAYAAPEVLQGIPYQPKVYDIWSLGVILYIMVCGSMPYDDSNIKKMLRIQKEHRVSFPRSKHLTGECKDLIYRMLQPDVNLRLHIDEILSHCWMQPKAWGSPSVAINKEGESSRGTEPLWTPEPGSDKKSATKLEPEGEAQPQAQPETKPEGAAVQMSRQSEILGFPSEPSTMETEEGPPQQPPETRA, from the coding sequence ATGGATGACGCTGCTGTCCTCAAGCGACGAGGCTACCTCCTGGGGATAAATTTAGGACAGGGCTCCTATGCAAAAGTAAAATCTGCTTACTCTGAGCGCCTGAAGTTCAATGTGGCAATCAAGATCATTGACCGCAAGAAAGCCCCCGCAGACTTCTTGGAGAAATTCCTTCCCCGGGAAATTGAGATTCTGGCCATGTTAAACCACTGCTCCATCATTAAGACCTACGAGATCTTTGAGACATCACATGGCAAGGTCTACATTGTCATGGAGCTCGCAGCCCAGGGCGACCTCCTTGAGTTAATCAAAACCCGGGGAGCCCTGCATGAGGACGAAGCTCGCAAGAAGTTCCACCAGCTATCCTTGGCCATCAAGTACTGCCATGACCTGGACGTCGTCCACCGGGACCTCAAATGTGACAACCTTCTCCTTGACAAGGACTTCAACATCAAGCTTTCCGACTTCAGCTTCTCCAAGCGCTGCCTGCGGGATGACAGTGGTCGAATGGCATTAAGCAAGACCTTCTGTGGGTCACCAGCATATGCGGCGCCAGAGGTGCTGCAGGGCATTCCCTACCAGCCCAAGGTGTACGACATCTGGAGCCTAGGCGTGATCCTCTACATCATGGTCTGCGGTTCCATGCCCTACGACGACTCCAACATCAAGAAGATGCTGCGTATCCAGAAGGAACACCGCGTCAGCTTCCCACGCTCCAAGCACCTGACAGGCGAGTGCAAGGACCTCATCTACCGCATGCTGCAGCCCGATGTCAACCTGCGGCTCCATATCGACGAGATCCTCAGCCACTGCTGGATGCAGCCCAAGGCATGGGGATCTCCCTCTGTGGCCATCAACAAGGAGGGGGAGAGTTCTCGGGGAACTGAACCCTTGTGGACCCCCGAACCTGGCTCTGACAAGAAGTCTGCCACTAAGCTGGAGCCTGAGGGAGAGGCACAGCCCCAGGCACAGCCTGAGACAAAACCTGAGGGGGCAGCAGTGCAAATGTCCAGGCAGTCGGAGATCCTGGGTTTCCCCAGCGAGCCATCGACCATGGAGACAGAGGAAGGGCCCCCCCAACAACCTCCAGAGACGCGGGCCTAG